The Bombus pyrosoma isolate SC7728 linkage group LG3, ASM1482585v1, whole genome shotgun sequence genome has a segment encoding these proteins:
- the LOC122566025 gene encoding uncharacterized protein LOC122566025 isoform X1: MAPPPPPPPKTTITTGTKSLVAERLVLAQSPVRAVPQYTDTVPLILQGSQSKIQRIKMSEAEDIQNVVENHNFQNIVEGESGKSSTVEYLDTYEDIPKETVKEYPEETKEELFKEEKEKETYVENERKSMEIEKKETAQPASSSTVDNDEKIKREETSTRKEGTATGTIDGRNENQPVGEWNSLPLLVERLRAALELSLGGRREDEPPALPEDSGVDSEEDFRIRTSMEQVLGNCKEPELKKDLKFLEDLLLSDIQTALSRLRETLEKIDVNALAKHGAASDPTSKLQLLRLVSSLLSRLQMPEETTVKIPVLPSTSLSRRRRGTRHTIGVSTEELAKARKWLEEERNSLPLGEISPVIKEQKEQNISTVSAIDRKSEEVRDKCTKDAINQRQLLEDKNKEIRDNNCVCRGIQQVDAADVKTVGELNMYQAPYRANNYQEKENNENIIEDSDERSRVSKLAAILRQRAELASSSGKYGNSNKFSAKKSKIKRANTIDIPSYLKLQAETLGHEATGCLSLRKPISVGDKSFNSSNVTVPTFQPKTENDRKFLALITKNNETPSVAPVVPFKTFGRTMDMSSLTNENWNSKFSNIKTTFDKPTMSEEKDNKPSLKFRANKMFPGPAQAQVYSNSTPNYSNYSAPNPQMKMESTGFRHAPSSPFRKIERSLPGSPSKVPPSYHWSKNAPVPTNTLKEKARMMFDKETTQQSPKFSRANVEKPSFPRPPWIEHEKNENRANNTVTENGKLDYRSFCKQFAPFVGKTSIETKKLEEQHQRELAQRDNVTGVVDGKISFKVVPDKRVQTHEYPPMEHRGSKDIFEAIKTGKDRENRFGENNFADTTLRGSSSVAVQTGINEEHQNEGRSFRVTPKISKGQALVCSNAAVQTSNKLDRPTISVSDVESEKQWRPLFCEQSGSDQVSENRQRFILDHNQNYHTVSSGSEYNNPVVVPGVRQIPSEQGFRESVPFQETQNYEKQLSGNPVNSYESEDNQKYSSALVPSVLFNGNNPSDKISNAAEEKEDLQKTPDWPIESSTFPDDENIQNQDISPDIGVVTRYTCAIATVASSVDSPEPRSEEVAVDSRTSSSPSPSQFSWSRSRPPTNETIASEDEIRRHNLLQQSLVRRLQNEITSLNDQPHQSSNFGQHLTVSQAQTKSSSQSPNLVPQQQSCNQSNTVLNHQQQSFNQPNIASSHQQQSFDQPNIASSHQQQSYKQPNIPLSHQQPVNVTQNVHHPQSIFNQNIHHQQSNIIHQEQRYNQPANFDRPTGSQGPSQFTKYLTPVPQKKPEPPRARSPGPVTVNRVVALREAYEQVPNPQSKSIHKERSPVPNGAVPIDSSDEYLVSCANKTSRSIVLSKSESWHQLALSNRYPRAPKINAPASTSSFQSSHPKPPKPKSPSSQKLRSKQFEASSMADSVKKMEDKIRQYFDQPGDHVESKDSLKHRRSPRFASKGMVGLSRSRTMPGLSDEKLCLSITTPQQMPLLNVNTADVDKVFDDLFEEATRTDNQ, translated from the exons aTGGCAcctccaccaccaccaccgccaAAGACGACGATAACCACCGGAACGAAGAGTCTGGTGGCAGAGAGGCTGGTGCTCGCGCAGTCTCCCGTGCGCGCAGTTCCTCAATACACCGACACTGTTCCTCTGATCCTTCAAG GCAGCCAGTCGAAGATCCAGAGGATCAAAATGTCGGAGGCGGAAG ATATTCAAAACGTCGTGGAGAACCATAATTTCCAGAACATCGTCGAGGGAGAAAGTGGAAAATCAAGCACCGTAGAATATTTAGACACCTACGAGGATATCCCAAAGGAAACCGTAAAAGAATATCCAGAAGAGACCAAGGAGGAATTAttcaaagaggaaaaagagaaggagacGTACGTGGAGAACGAGAGGAAATCGATGgaaatagagaagaaagagacCGCACAACCAG cgAGTTCGAGCACCGTGGACAACGACGAGAAAATCAAACGAGAGGAAACCTCGACAAGAAAAGAAGGGACTGCGACAGGTACCATCGATGGACGAAACGAGAACCAGCCAGTCGGTGAGTGGAATTCATTGCCGCTACTGGTAGAACGTCTACGCGCGGCTCTCGAGCTCTCCCTAGGGGGTCGCCGCGAGGACGAACCACCAGCGCTTCCCGAAGACTCTGGCGTCGACTCCGAAGAGGACTTCCGGATTCGTACCTCCATGGAACAAGTTCTGGGCAACTGCAAGGAACCAGAATTGAAGAAAGACCTGAAATTCCTCGAAGATTTGTTACTATCGGATATACAGACTGCTTTGTCCCGTCTTCGAGAGACTTTAGAGAAAATCGACGTGAATGCGCTCGCGAAACACGGCGCAGCTTCTGATCCTACGAGTAAATTGCAGTTATTAAGGTTGGTATCTAGTTTGTTGTCTAGGCTACAGATGCCCGAGGAAACCACGGTGAAGATTCCTGTGCTTCCTTCGACGTCTTTGAGCAGGAGACGAAGAGGAACTAGACACACTATTGGTGTTTCTACGGAAGAATTGGCGAAAGCTAGGAAGTGGttagaagaggaaagaaatagTCTCCCTTTGGGAGAGATTTCGCCTGTTATAAAGGAACAGAAGGAACAGAATATATCTACAGTTAGTGCGATTGACAGAAAGTCGGAAGAAGTTCGCGATAAATGCACGAAAGACGCGATAAATCAAAGACAGTTACTAGAGgataagaataaagaaattaggGACAATAATTGTGTGTGTCGTGGGATCCAACAGGTGGATGCAGCTGATGTTAAGACTGTTGGAGAGCTAAATATGTACCAGGCTCCGTATAGAGCTAACAATTatcaagagaaagagaataacGAGAATATTATTGAAGATAGCGATGAAAGAAGTCGCGTAAGCAAATTGGCGGCTATTCTTCGGCAACGGGCTGAGTTAGCTTCAAGTAGTGGAAAATACGGGAATAGTAACAAATTTAGTGCAAAAAAGTCGAAGATCAAACGTGCGAACACTATTGATATTCCTAGTTACTTGAAGCTTCAAGCTGAGACTCTTGGGCATGAAGCTACCGGCTGTTTGTCCTTAAGAAAGCCAATTAGTGTTGGAGACAAGTCGTTCAATTCTAGCAATGTTACCGTTCCTACTTTTCAACCTAAGAcagaaaacgatagaaaattcctGGCTTTAATTACTAAAAACAACGAAACACCATCAGTTGCGCCAGTAGTTCCCTTCAAGACGTTTGGCCGCACCATGGATATGTCGTCGCTGACTAACGAAAACTGGAACagtaaattttccaatattaaaACAACCTTTGATAAACCAACGATGAGTGAAGAGAAGGATAATAAACCTTCTTTAAAGTTTCGAGCTAATAAAATGTTCCCTGGACCGGCTCAGGCACAAGTTTACTCTAATTCTACTCCAAATTATTCTAACTATTCTGCGCCAAATCCTCAGATGAAGATGGAGTCAACAGGTTTCAGGCATGCCCCTTCCTCTCCTTTTCGTAAAATAGAAAGATCTTTGCCAGGATCTCCATCCAAGGTTCCTCCATCCTATCATTGGTCAAAGAACGCTCCAGTACCGACAAACACACTCAAAGAAAAAGCTAGAATGATGTTTGATAAAGAAACGACGCAACAATCTCCGAAATTTTCTAGAGCCAATGTAGAGAAACCTAGTTTTCCTCGACCACCGTGGATAGAAcacgagaaaaacgagaacAGAGCCAATAACACGGTTACAGAGAACGGTAAACTGGATTATCGATCTTTTTGCAAACAGTTCGCGCCATTCGTTGGAAAAACTTCcatagaaacgaagaaactcgAAGAACAGCACCAAAGAGAACTGGCTCAACGAGACAACGTTACTGGAGTGGTGGATGGCaagatttctttcaaagtAGTTCCAGACAAACGTGTTCAGACTCATGAGTATCCTCCTATGGAGCATCGAGGATCTAAAGACATATTCGAAGCGATAAAAACTGGAAAAGATCGTGAGAATCGATTTGGTGAGAATAATTTTGCAGATACTACATTGAGAGGTAGTTCATCAGTGGCCGTGCAAACTGGAATAAACGAAGAGCATCAGAACGAGGGTAGATCTTTCAGAGTGACgcctaaaatttcaaaaggtCAGGCCTTGGTTTGTAGTAACGCTGCTGTACAGACTTCTAACAAATTGGATAGACCAACGATATCAGTAAGTGATGTAGAAAGTGAAAAACAATGGAGACCTTTATTTTGTGAGCAGTCGGGCTCTGATCAGGTGTCTGAAAATCGCCAGAGATTTATTCTGGATCACAATCAGAATTATCATACTGTATCCAGTGGTTCTGAGTATAATAATCCTGTAGTGGTCCCTGGTGTACGTCAGATTCCTAGTGAGCAAGGTTTCAGAGAATCTGTGCCTTTTCAAGAAACGCAGAATTATGAGAAACAATTATCTGGAAATCCTGTGAATAGTTACGAGTCTGAAGATAaccaaaaatattcttctgcTTTGGTTCcttctgttttatttaatggTAACAATCCATCTGACAAAATATCAAATGCagcagaagaaaaagaggatcTTCAGAAGACACCAGATTGGCCTATAGAAAGTTCGACTTTCCCGGatgatgaaaatattcaaaatcaaGATATCAGCCCAGATATTGGAGTGGTTACAAGGTACACATGTGCTATTGCAACGGTTGCATCGTCCGTGGATAGTCCTGAACCTCGATCAGAAGAAGTGGCAGTGGATTCTAGGACGTCTTCGTCACCTTCTCCTTCACAATTTTCTTGGTCCAGGTCTAGACCACCAACTAACGAGACTATTGCTTCAGAGGATGAAATTCGTCGACATAACTTGCTGCAACAGAGCTTGGTTCGTCGCCTGCAGAATGAAATCACTTCTTTGAATGACCAACCTCATCAATCTTCTAATTTTGGACAACACCTGACTGTTAGTCAAGCTCAGACTAAATCCTCGAGTCAATCTCCTAATTTAGTTCCTCAACAACAAAGTTGTAATCAATCAAACACTGTGTTGAATCATCAGCAACAGAGTTTTAATCAACCGAATATTGCCTCCAGTCACCAGCAACAGAGTTTCGATCAACCAAATATTGCATCAAGTCATCAACAGCAAAGTTACAAGCAACCAAATATTCCATTAAGTCATCAACAACCTGTAAACGTGACTCAGAATGTGCACCATCCACAatcgatttttaatcaaaatattcacCATCAACAATCGAATATAATTCACCAGGAACAAAGATACAATCAACCAGCAAACTTCGATCGACCGACAGGTTCCCAAGGACCAAGTCAATTTACCAAATATCTAACACCAGTTCCTCAAAAGAAGCCAGAGCCACCTCGAGCGCGTTCACCAGGTCCAGTGACCGTGAACAGGGTGGTTGCTTTACGGGAAGCTTACGAACAGGTGCCAAACCCTCAATCGAAATCAATTCACAAGGAACGTTCTCCAGTTCCAAATGGAGCGGTACCAATCGACTCCAGTGACGAATATTTGGTATCTTGCGCGAATAAAACTTCTAGATCTATAGTGCTCTCAAAATCAGAGTCCTGGCACCAATTGGCTCTCTCTAATCGTTATCCTCGAGCACCTAAAATAAATGCACCAGCATCAACATCTTCGTTTCAAAGCTCTCATCCAAAACCACCCAAACCAAAGTCTCCGTCTTCTCAGAAATTGAGGTCCAAACAATTTGAAGCGTCGTCAATGGCGGACAGCGTTAAGAAGATGGAAGATAAGATCAGGCAGTATTTCGATCAACCAGGTGATCATGTAGAATCGAAAGATTCTTTGAAACACAGAAGATCTCCTAGATTTGCGTCTAAAGGGATGGTTGGACTGTCTCGTAGTCGTACTATGCCTGGTTTATCTGATGAAAAATTGTGTCTTTCGATAACTACCCCTCAACAAATGCCATTACTAAACGTGAACACCGCAGATGTTGACAAAGTGTTCGACGATCTGTTCGAAGAAGCCACGAGGACCGATAATCAGTAA
- the LOC122566025 gene encoding uncharacterized protein LOC122566025 isoform X2, with product MAPPPPPPPKTTITTGTKSLVAERLVLAQSPVRAVPQYTDTVPLILQDIQNVVENHNFQNIVEGESGKSSTVEYLDTYEDIPKETVKEYPEETKEELFKEEKEKETYVENERKSMEIEKKETAQPASSSTVDNDEKIKREETSTRKEGTATGTIDGRNENQPVGEWNSLPLLVERLRAALELSLGGRREDEPPALPEDSGVDSEEDFRIRTSMEQVLGNCKEPELKKDLKFLEDLLLSDIQTALSRLRETLEKIDVNALAKHGAASDPTSKLQLLRLVSSLLSRLQMPEETTVKIPVLPSTSLSRRRRGTRHTIGVSTEELAKARKWLEEERNSLPLGEISPVIKEQKEQNISTVSAIDRKSEEVRDKCTKDAINQRQLLEDKNKEIRDNNCVCRGIQQVDAADVKTVGELNMYQAPYRANNYQEKENNENIIEDSDERSRVSKLAAILRQRAELASSSGKYGNSNKFSAKKSKIKRANTIDIPSYLKLQAETLGHEATGCLSLRKPISVGDKSFNSSNVTVPTFQPKTENDRKFLALITKNNETPSVAPVVPFKTFGRTMDMSSLTNENWNSKFSNIKTTFDKPTMSEEKDNKPSLKFRANKMFPGPAQAQVYSNSTPNYSNYSAPNPQMKMESTGFRHAPSSPFRKIERSLPGSPSKVPPSYHWSKNAPVPTNTLKEKARMMFDKETTQQSPKFSRANVEKPSFPRPPWIEHEKNENRANNTVTENGKLDYRSFCKQFAPFVGKTSIETKKLEEQHQRELAQRDNVTGVVDGKISFKVVPDKRVQTHEYPPMEHRGSKDIFEAIKTGKDRENRFGENNFADTTLRGSSSVAVQTGINEEHQNEGRSFRVTPKISKGQALVCSNAAVQTSNKLDRPTISVSDVESEKQWRPLFCEQSGSDQVSENRQRFILDHNQNYHTVSSGSEYNNPVVVPGVRQIPSEQGFRESVPFQETQNYEKQLSGNPVNSYESEDNQKYSSALVPSVLFNGNNPSDKISNAAEEKEDLQKTPDWPIESSTFPDDENIQNQDISPDIGVVTRYTCAIATVASSVDSPEPRSEEVAVDSRTSSSPSPSQFSWSRSRPPTNETIASEDEIRRHNLLQQSLVRRLQNEITSLNDQPHQSSNFGQHLTVSQAQTKSSSQSPNLVPQQQSCNQSNTVLNHQQQSFNQPNIASSHQQQSFDQPNIASSHQQQSYKQPNIPLSHQQPVNVTQNVHHPQSIFNQNIHHQQSNIIHQEQRYNQPANFDRPTGSQGPSQFTKYLTPVPQKKPEPPRARSPGPVTVNRVVALREAYEQVPNPQSKSIHKERSPVPNGAVPIDSSDEYLVSCANKTSRSIVLSKSESWHQLALSNRYPRAPKINAPASTSSFQSSHPKPPKPKSPSSQKLRSKQFEASSMADSVKKMEDKIRQYFDQPGDHVESKDSLKHRRSPRFASKGMVGLSRSRTMPGLSDEKLCLSITTPQQMPLLNVNTADVDKVFDDLFEEATRTDNQ from the exons aTGGCAcctccaccaccaccaccgccaAAGACGACGATAACCACCGGAACGAAGAGTCTGGTGGCAGAGAGGCTGGTGCTCGCGCAGTCTCCCGTGCGCGCAGTTCCTCAATACACCGACACTGTTCCTCTGATCCTTCAAG ATATTCAAAACGTCGTGGAGAACCATAATTTCCAGAACATCGTCGAGGGAGAAAGTGGAAAATCAAGCACCGTAGAATATTTAGACACCTACGAGGATATCCCAAAGGAAACCGTAAAAGAATATCCAGAAGAGACCAAGGAGGAATTAttcaaagaggaaaaagagaaggagacGTACGTGGAGAACGAGAGGAAATCGATGgaaatagagaagaaagagacCGCACAACCAG cgAGTTCGAGCACCGTGGACAACGACGAGAAAATCAAACGAGAGGAAACCTCGACAAGAAAAGAAGGGACTGCGACAGGTACCATCGATGGACGAAACGAGAACCAGCCAGTCGGTGAGTGGAATTCATTGCCGCTACTGGTAGAACGTCTACGCGCGGCTCTCGAGCTCTCCCTAGGGGGTCGCCGCGAGGACGAACCACCAGCGCTTCCCGAAGACTCTGGCGTCGACTCCGAAGAGGACTTCCGGATTCGTACCTCCATGGAACAAGTTCTGGGCAACTGCAAGGAACCAGAATTGAAGAAAGACCTGAAATTCCTCGAAGATTTGTTACTATCGGATATACAGACTGCTTTGTCCCGTCTTCGAGAGACTTTAGAGAAAATCGACGTGAATGCGCTCGCGAAACACGGCGCAGCTTCTGATCCTACGAGTAAATTGCAGTTATTAAGGTTGGTATCTAGTTTGTTGTCTAGGCTACAGATGCCCGAGGAAACCACGGTGAAGATTCCTGTGCTTCCTTCGACGTCTTTGAGCAGGAGACGAAGAGGAACTAGACACACTATTGGTGTTTCTACGGAAGAATTGGCGAAAGCTAGGAAGTGGttagaagaggaaagaaatagTCTCCCTTTGGGAGAGATTTCGCCTGTTATAAAGGAACAGAAGGAACAGAATATATCTACAGTTAGTGCGATTGACAGAAAGTCGGAAGAAGTTCGCGATAAATGCACGAAAGACGCGATAAATCAAAGACAGTTACTAGAGgataagaataaagaaattaggGACAATAATTGTGTGTGTCGTGGGATCCAACAGGTGGATGCAGCTGATGTTAAGACTGTTGGAGAGCTAAATATGTACCAGGCTCCGTATAGAGCTAACAATTatcaagagaaagagaataacGAGAATATTATTGAAGATAGCGATGAAAGAAGTCGCGTAAGCAAATTGGCGGCTATTCTTCGGCAACGGGCTGAGTTAGCTTCAAGTAGTGGAAAATACGGGAATAGTAACAAATTTAGTGCAAAAAAGTCGAAGATCAAACGTGCGAACACTATTGATATTCCTAGTTACTTGAAGCTTCAAGCTGAGACTCTTGGGCATGAAGCTACCGGCTGTTTGTCCTTAAGAAAGCCAATTAGTGTTGGAGACAAGTCGTTCAATTCTAGCAATGTTACCGTTCCTACTTTTCAACCTAAGAcagaaaacgatagaaaattcctGGCTTTAATTACTAAAAACAACGAAACACCATCAGTTGCGCCAGTAGTTCCCTTCAAGACGTTTGGCCGCACCATGGATATGTCGTCGCTGACTAACGAAAACTGGAACagtaaattttccaatattaaaACAACCTTTGATAAACCAACGATGAGTGAAGAGAAGGATAATAAACCTTCTTTAAAGTTTCGAGCTAATAAAATGTTCCCTGGACCGGCTCAGGCACAAGTTTACTCTAATTCTACTCCAAATTATTCTAACTATTCTGCGCCAAATCCTCAGATGAAGATGGAGTCAACAGGTTTCAGGCATGCCCCTTCCTCTCCTTTTCGTAAAATAGAAAGATCTTTGCCAGGATCTCCATCCAAGGTTCCTCCATCCTATCATTGGTCAAAGAACGCTCCAGTACCGACAAACACACTCAAAGAAAAAGCTAGAATGATGTTTGATAAAGAAACGACGCAACAATCTCCGAAATTTTCTAGAGCCAATGTAGAGAAACCTAGTTTTCCTCGACCACCGTGGATAGAAcacgagaaaaacgagaacAGAGCCAATAACACGGTTACAGAGAACGGTAAACTGGATTATCGATCTTTTTGCAAACAGTTCGCGCCATTCGTTGGAAAAACTTCcatagaaacgaagaaactcgAAGAACAGCACCAAAGAGAACTGGCTCAACGAGACAACGTTACTGGAGTGGTGGATGGCaagatttctttcaaagtAGTTCCAGACAAACGTGTTCAGACTCATGAGTATCCTCCTATGGAGCATCGAGGATCTAAAGACATATTCGAAGCGATAAAAACTGGAAAAGATCGTGAGAATCGATTTGGTGAGAATAATTTTGCAGATACTACATTGAGAGGTAGTTCATCAGTGGCCGTGCAAACTGGAATAAACGAAGAGCATCAGAACGAGGGTAGATCTTTCAGAGTGACgcctaaaatttcaaaaggtCAGGCCTTGGTTTGTAGTAACGCTGCTGTACAGACTTCTAACAAATTGGATAGACCAACGATATCAGTAAGTGATGTAGAAAGTGAAAAACAATGGAGACCTTTATTTTGTGAGCAGTCGGGCTCTGATCAGGTGTCTGAAAATCGCCAGAGATTTATTCTGGATCACAATCAGAATTATCATACTGTATCCAGTGGTTCTGAGTATAATAATCCTGTAGTGGTCCCTGGTGTACGTCAGATTCCTAGTGAGCAAGGTTTCAGAGAATCTGTGCCTTTTCAAGAAACGCAGAATTATGAGAAACAATTATCTGGAAATCCTGTGAATAGTTACGAGTCTGAAGATAaccaaaaatattcttctgcTTTGGTTCcttctgttttatttaatggTAACAATCCATCTGACAAAATATCAAATGCagcagaagaaaaagaggatcTTCAGAAGACACCAGATTGGCCTATAGAAAGTTCGACTTTCCCGGatgatgaaaatattcaaaatcaaGATATCAGCCCAGATATTGGAGTGGTTACAAGGTACACATGTGCTATTGCAACGGTTGCATCGTCCGTGGATAGTCCTGAACCTCGATCAGAAGAAGTGGCAGTGGATTCTAGGACGTCTTCGTCACCTTCTCCTTCACAATTTTCTTGGTCCAGGTCTAGACCACCAACTAACGAGACTATTGCTTCAGAGGATGAAATTCGTCGACATAACTTGCTGCAACAGAGCTTGGTTCGTCGCCTGCAGAATGAAATCACTTCTTTGAATGACCAACCTCATCAATCTTCTAATTTTGGACAACACCTGACTGTTAGTCAAGCTCAGACTAAATCCTCGAGTCAATCTCCTAATTTAGTTCCTCAACAACAAAGTTGTAATCAATCAAACACTGTGTTGAATCATCAGCAACAGAGTTTTAATCAACCGAATATTGCCTCCAGTCACCAGCAACAGAGTTTCGATCAACCAAATATTGCATCAAGTCATCAACAGCAAAGTTACAAGCAACCAAATATTCCATTAAGTCATCAACAACCTGTAAACGTGACTCAGAATGTGCACCATCCACAatcgatttttaatcaaaatattcacCATCAACAATCGAATATAATTCACCAGGAACAAAGATACAATCAACCAGCAAACTTCGATCGACCGACAGGTTCCCAAGGACCAAGTCAATTTACCAAATATCTAACACCAGTTCCTCAAAAGAAGCCAGAGCCACCTCGAGCGCGTTCACCAGGTCCAGTGACCGTGAACAGGGTGGTTGCTTTACGGGAAGCTTACGAACAGGTGCCAAACCCTCAATCGAAATCAATTCACAAGGAACGTTCTCCAGTTCCAAATGGAGCGGTACCAATCGACTCCAGTGACGAATATTTGGTATCTTGCGCGAATAAAACTTCTAGATCTATAGTGCTCTCAAAATCAGAGTCCTGGCACCAATTGGCTCTCTCTAATCGTTATCCTCGAGCACCTAAAATAAATGCACCAGCATCAACATCTTCGTTTCAAAGCTCTCATCCAAAACCACCCAAACCAAAGTCTCCGTCTTCTCAGAAATTGAGGTCCAAACAATTTGAAGCGTCGTCAATGGCGGACAGCGTTAAGAAGATGGAAGATAAGATCAGGCAGTATTTCGATCAACCAGGTGATCATGTAGAATCGAAAGATTCTTTGAAACACAGAAGATCTCCTAGATTTGCGTCTAAAGGGATGGTTGGACTGTCTCGTAGTCGTACTATGCCTGGTTTATCTGATGAAAAATTGTGTCTTTCGATAACTACCCCTCAACAAATGCCATTACTAAACGTGAACACCGCAGATGTTGACAAAGTGTTCGACGATCTGTTCGAAGAAGCCACGAGGACCGATAATCAGTAA